A region from the Mercenaria mercenaria strain notata chromosome 7, MADL_Memer_1, whole genome shotgun sequence genome encodes:
- the LOC123554437 gene encoding uncharacterized protein LOC123554437 isoform X1, which translates to MGTCQSVQCCTPDEVNSDTEEKQCCSKCFIKCCSLKWKIKPVEEKSKILIPHNNDDTARHDNFGANLCTFKESRTDGSVCYIHYMEDVDTGEPAGQMKINNEDEFVFVNEDFVQDMTHQEVMDRFRNVKVDGTTQLNLVLRRKNIWVKSNAVLVPDGSDDGHPVAKHLKYNKSKTSEESKTKHRYKVPGEQHFLDISNGIVSLAKINNCEETTIFWRRERYLQDNGNKMPIIFEVALSDETMRWYIGIEEEKVVLKENEPYWFRMTQTGGNYHFQFKEKCLGYEKRTFNQMKLKALPKHKPGETSNCEFEQTPLDCSFPRERGDDFASTHNG; encoded by the exons ATGGGGACGTGTCAAAGTGTTCAATGTTGTACTCCAGATGAAGTCAATTCAGATACGGAAGAAAAGCAATGCTGCTCAAAATGTTTCATCAAGTGTTGTTCGCTTAAATGGAAAATAAAGCCCGTAGAG GAGAAATCCAAAATACTTATCCCACACAACAATGACGACACGGCCAGACATGATAACTTTGGGGCAAATCTATGCACCTTCAAGGAAAGCAGGACAGATGGATCAGTTTGTTATATACATTATATGGAAGACGTTGACACTGGTGAACCTGCCGGTCAAATGAAGATCAA TAACGAGGACGAGTTTGTATTTGTTAATGAGGACTTTGTCCAAGACATGACACACCAGGAAGTGATGGAtcgctttagaaatgtgaaagtggaCGGAACAACACAACTGAATCTG GTTCTACGGAGGAAGAATATATGGGTAAAAAGTAATGCTGTTCTTGTCCCAGATGGATCAGATg atGGACATCCAGTTGCTAAACACTTGAAGTATAACAAATCAAAAACTTCGGAAGAATCTAAAACAAAACACCGGTACAAGGTGCCAGGAGAGCAGCATTTTTTGGATATTTCGAATGGAATAGTCTCCCTTGCTAAAATCAACAACTGCGAAGAAACAA CTATATTTTGGAGGAGAGAAAGGTACTTGCAGGACAATGGTAACAAAATGCCAATAATTTTTGAAGTTGCTCTTAGTGATGAAACAATGAGATGGTACATTGGCATCGAAGAAGAAAAGGTCGTTTTAAAAGAA aatgaacCATACTGGTTCAGGATGACACAGACGGGAGGTAACTATCATTTCCAGTTCAAAG aaaagtgTCTTGGGTACGAGAAACGTACGTTCAACCAAATGAAATTGAAAGCACTCCCGAAGCATAAACCCGGAGAGACGTCCAATTGTGAATTTGAACAGACACCTCTAGATTGTTCATTTCCACGAGAGAGAGGAGACGATTTTGCCTCAACGCACAACGGCTGA
- the LOC123554437 gene encoding uncharacterized protein LOC123554437 isoform X2, whose translation MGTCQSVQCCTPDEVNSDTEEKQCCSKCFIKCCSLKWKIKPVEEKSKILIPHNNDDTARHDNFGANLCTFKESRTDGSVCYIHYMEDVDTGEPAGQMKINNEDEFVFVNEDFVQDMTHQEVMDRFRNVKVDGTTQLNLVLRRKNIWVKSNAVLVPDGSDDGHPVAKHLKYNKSKTSEESKTKHRYKVPGEQHFLDISNGIVSLAKINNCEETTIFWRRERYLQDNGNKMPIIFEVALSDETMRWYIGIEEEKVVLKENEPYWFRMTQTGEKCLGYEKRTFNQMKLKALPKHKPGETSNCEFEQTPLDCSFPRERGDDFASTHNG comes from the exons ATGGGGACGTGTCAAAGTGTTCAATGTTGTACTCCAGATGAAGTCAATTCAGATACGGAAGAAAAGCAATGCTGCTCAAAATGTTTCATCAAGTGTTGTTCGCTTAAATGGAAAATAAAGCCCGTAGAG GAGAAATCCAAAATACTTATCCCACACAACAATGACGACACGGCCAGACATGATAACTTTGGGGCAAATCTATGCACCTTCAAGGAAAGCAGGACAGATGGATCAGTTTGTTATATACATTATATGGAAGACGTTGACACTGGTGAACCTGCCGGTCAAATGAAGATCAA TAACGAGGACGAGTTTGTATTTGTTAATGAGGACTTTGTCCAAGACATGACACACCAGGAAGTGATGGAtcgctttagaaatgtgaaagtggaCGGAACAACACAACTGAATCTG GTTCTACGGAGGAAGAATATATGGGTAAAAAGTAATGCTGTTCTTGTCCCAGATGGATCAGATg atGGACATCCAGTTGCTAAACACTTGAAGTATAACAAATCAAAAACTTCGGAAGAATCTAAAACAAAACACCGGTACAAGGTGCCAGGAGAGCAGCATTTTTTGGATATTTCGAATGGAATAGTCTCCCTTGCTAAAATCAACAACTGCGAAGAAACAA CTATATTTTGGAGGAGAGAAAGGTACTTGCAGGACAATGGTAACAAAATGCCAATAATTTTTGAAGTTGCTCTTAGTGATGAAACAATGAGATGGTACATTGGCATCGAAGAAGAAAAGGTCGTTTTAAAAGAA aatgaacCATACTGGTTCAGGATGACACAGACGGGAG aaaagtgTCTTGGGTACGAGAAACGTACGTTCAACCAAATGAAATTGAAAGCACTCCCGAAGCATAAACCCGGAGAGACGTCCAATTGTGAATTTGAACAGACACCTCTAGATTGTTCATTTCCACGAGAGAGAGGAGACGATTTTGCCTCAACGCACAACGGCTGA